A region of bacterium DNA encodes the following proteins:
- a CDS encoding class I SAM-dependent methyltransferase: MLKKVITVRQEKEKEYVVCNNCGSNQPVKCFIIQGFQIVDCAQCGLRYVNPRLTADAINVLYTIDYFKSDDSVVYGYDDYIAEHDTIIKTFQKRWNGLSGYLPTTGSMLDIGAACGFLMEVAKFNGWQSRGLEVSADMAKVGRDKYGHDILVGALTNPKLQPSSYDLITMWDTIEHSPDPIGDLKRIEILLKPGGVLSLITPDSGSLHAKIFGSKWVEYQRPQEHIYFFSHQLLETILKQNGFEIVWSGTAGKYVSWKFALNRLRCYWPGLIKVAEWIMKRAGIYETFTYIDPKDKMSIVARKKKE; this comes from the coding sequence ATGCTTAAGAAAGTCATTACTGTCAGACAGGAAAAGGAAAAAGAATATGTTGTCTGCAATAACTGCGGATCAAATCAGCCTGTAAAATGCTTTATCATTCAGGGATTTCAAATAGTGGACTGTGCCCAATGCGGTTTGCGTTATGTGAACCCCCGGTTGACTGCTGACGCTATCAATGTTCTCTACACTATTGATTATTTTAAAAGCGATGATTCAGTAGTTTACGGTTATGATGATTACATTGCTGAGCATGATACCATCATTAAAACATTCCAAAAGCGGTGGAACGGATTATCCGGTTATCTCCCCACAACCGGTTCAATGCTTGATATTGGCGCAGCCTGTGGTTTTCTGATGGAAGTGGCCAAATTTAACGGCTGGCAGTCCCGGGGGCTTGAAGTATCAGCCGATATGGCTAAGGTGGGTCGCGATAAATACGGGCATGATATTTTGGTAGGGGCTCTGACGAACCCCAAACTTCAACCATCCAGTTATGATCTGATCACTATGTGGGATACCATAGAACACTCCCCTGATCCGATTGGTGACTTGAAAAGAATTGAGATCTTGCTGAAGCCAGGCGGCGTCTTGTCTCTGATTACTCCTGACAGCGGAAGCCTGCATGCCAAAATATTCGGATCAAAATGGGTTGAATATCAGCGGCCACAGGAACATATCTATTTTTTCTCCCATCAATTGCTTGAAACAATATTAAAACAGAATGGATTTGAAATCGTTTGGTCCGGCACGGCCGGTAAATATGTAAGTTGGAAGTTTGCCCTTAATCGATTGCGTTGTTATTGGCCGGGTCTCATAAAAGTAGCTGAGTGGATTATGAAAAGAGCAGGCATATATGAAACATTTACGTATATTGATCCCAAGGATAAGATGTCCATAGTGGCCAGAAAGAAAAAGGAGTAG